In a single window of the Pseudodesulfovibrio profundus genome:
- a CDS encoding M23 family metallopeptidase, translating into MNKEKKSSFPAVLSAIIILLALGAGGFLLLKDTNPPVITISPDTANVGKGTEIHIAVKDTGSGLKSVTIVASQGDKTIPLIQKDYPGGVSEVDEVVVLAKGEVSEGEFTLHVSAQDASLYPFGEAGLSSATMMYEYDATPPRIYVQSHTNNLNQGGSALMVYSLSEVAETTGIQLGERFFPAYLQSSTNGNNLYYCMFAMPWDTPPAEFKPVIVANDKAGNSAQRAFNHHTNARNFRRDKIRLSDSFIDKTLPEFHSLIPQEGSPIDKYIYINNTLRKQNRAKLVELSRNTAPTMLWSGPFQRLPNAANRARYADSRDYMYKGKKVDFQTHLGLDLASIKHAPVPAGNNGTIVFADFLGIYGNVVVIDHGLGLQSLYAHLSSITVNTGDAVNKGDIVGHTGTTGLAGGDHLHYGVTVAGIPVQPIEWWDNRWIEHNITSKLN; encoded by the coding sequence ATGAATAAGGAAAAAAAATCATCATTCCCGGCAGTGCTAAGCGCTATCATCATTCTACTGGCTCTAGGGGCTGGAGGCTTTCTGTTACTTAAAGATACGAACCCTCCAGTCATCACCATCAGCCCAGACACCGCCAACGTCGGCAAGGGGACTGAAATCCATATTGCCGTCAAAGACACGGGAAGTGGCCTCAAGTCGGTAACTATTGTCGCGAGCCAGGGAGACAAGACCATCCCTCTTATCCAGAAGGACTACCCCGGTGGTGTGTCTGAAGTGGATGAAGTCGTGGTGCTGGCAAAAGGTGAAGTGAGCGAAGGGGAATTCACCTTACATGTCTCGGCCCAGGATGCCTCCCTGTACCCCTTCGGTGAAGCCGGTCTTTCCAGCGCCACCATGATGTATGAATACGACGCCACTCCACCCCGGATTTATGTGCAGTCACACACCAATAACCTCAATCAGGGTGGTTCGGCGCTGATGGTGTACTCGCTTTCCGAAGTGGCAGAAACCACCGGCATCCAGCTTGGAGAACGCTTCTTCCCTGCGTACCTACAATCATCCACGAATGGTAACAACCTCTACTATTGCATGTTCGCCATGCCTTGGGACACCCCGCCAGCAGAGTTCAAGCCGGTCATCGTCGCAAACGATAAAGCAGGCAACTCCGCACAGCGGGCCTTCAATCACCACACGAACGCACGCAACTTCAGGCGCGATAAAATTCGGCTGTCCGACTCCTTCATTGATAAGACATTGCCGGAATTCCATAGCCTCATTCCCCAGGAAGGATCGCCCATTGATAAGTACATTTACATCAACAATACCCTTCGCAAGCAAAACCGTGCAAAGCTTGTCGAGCTGAGCCGCAATACTGCACCCACTATGCTGTGGAGCGGACCTTTCCAGCGTCTTCCTAACGCAGCGAACAGAGCACGCTATGCGGATTCTCGAGACTACATGTACAAGGGAAAGAAGGTAGACTTCCAAACCCATCTCGGCCTGGATCTGGCAAGCATCAAACACGCCCCTGTCCCGGCAGGCAATAACGGTACCATCGTTTTTGCGGACTTCTTGGGCATCTACGGCAACGTAGTGGTTATTGATCATGGCCTGGGCCTTCAATCGCTCTACGCTCACCTTAGCAGCATCACCGTCAACACCGGCGACGCCGTCAACAAGGGAGATATCGTTGGGCATACTGGCACAACCGGCCTGGCTGGAGGCGACCACCTCCACTACGGAGTTACTGTTGCAGGCATTCCTGTCCAACCCATTGAGTGGTGGGACAATCGCTGGATAGAGCACAACATAACATCCAAGCTGAATTAA
- a CDS encoding Mrp/NBP35 family ATP-binding protein, producing the protein MSGCRSGSCGGAKGGGKSAKMMIQDEMIKSTLEKIKYKLFIMSGKGGVGKSSVTVNVAAALADKGYKVGILDVDIHGPSVPTLLGLSGMLDADRGSLVVPKKYNDNLRVISMESLLKDPDQAVLWRGPMKTSAIRQFISDTQWGELDFLVVDSPPGTGDESMTVLKTIPEALAVVVTTPQEVSLSDVRKSINFLQYAKANILGVVENMSGLICPHCHESIDLFKKGGGRELAEQYGLEFLGAIPLDPATVVAGDLGTPVVLMENDSFAKQGFTELAEKIVEAAEKSFEAASSTHA; encoded by the coding sequence ATGAGTGGGTGCAGATCTGGCTCCTGCGGGGGCGCAAAGGGTGGCGGAAAAAGCGCCAAAATGATGATTCAGGATGAAATGATCAAATCCACATTGGAGAAGATCAAATACAAGCTGTTCATCATGAGCGGAAAAGGCGGTGTGGGGAAAAGCTCCGTTACCGTCAATGTTGCCGCAGCCCTTGCAGACAAGGGGTACAAGGTGGGCATTCTGGATGTCGATATCCATGGCCCCAGCGTGCCGACGCTGCTCGGACTTTCCGGTATGCTTGATGCCGACCGTGGCTCTCTGGTTGTACCCAAAAAATACAACGATAATCTTCGAGTCATCTCGATGGAATCACTGCTCAAGGACCCAGATCAGGCAGTCCTTTGGCGTGGGCCCATGAAAACTTCGGCAATCCGGCAGTTCATTTCTGATACACAATGGGGCGAGTTGGATTTTCTTGTTGTGGATTCCCCTCCGGGCACTGGAGATGAGTCCATGACTGTTTTAAAGACCATTCCTGAGGCTCTTGCTGTCGTTGTCACCACACCGCAGGAAGTGTCGTTGTCAGATGTGCGTAAATCCATTAATTTTCTTCAATACGCCAAGGCGAATATCCTTGGTGTGGTTGAAAACATGAGCGGCCTTATCTGTCCACATTGTCATGAATCCATCGACCTCTTCAAAAAGGGTGGTGGGCGTGAGTTGGCTGAACAGTACGGCCTGGAGTTTTTAGGCGCCATCCCGCTCGATCCGGCGACTGTGGTTGCTGGCGACTTGGGAACGCCTGTGGTACTTATGGAAAATGATTCATTCGCAAAGCAGGGATTCACTGAACTTGCGGAAAAAATAGTGGAAGCTGCTGAGAAAAGCTTTGAAGCAGCCTCCAGTACACATGCTTAG
- a CDS encoding CBS domain-containing protein — MIVKDLMSSPVFSLKETDSLHSARSLMNLQRIRHIPIVTVDNVFTGLITHRDILSATISQLADLDPETQKEIDSGIPIREIMRTDIATIASDAPLKDAAQILLNHKYGCLPVVEDSQLIGILTEADFLRLTIKLMDALNE; from the coding sequence ATGATAGTAAAAGACCTCATGAGTTCCCCGGTCTTCTCGCTCAAGGAGACAGACTCTTTGCACAGTGCGCGATCACTCATGAATCTGCAACGGATACGACACATCCCGATCGTGACCGTAGACAACGTGTTTACCGGCTTAATCACCCATCGTGACATTCTTTCGGCAACCATTTCTCAACTGGCGGACCTCGACCCTGAAACACAAAAGGAAATCGACTCCGGCATCCCCATACGGGAAATAATGCGGACAGATATTGCCACCATAGCCAGCGATGCACCGCTCAAGGATGCAGCACAGATTCTACTCAATCACAAATACGGATGCCTGCCTGTTGTTGAAGACAGCCAGCTCATCGGCATTCTGACAGAAGCCGATTTCCTGCGACTGACCATCAAGCTGATGGACGCATTGAACGAATAA
- a CDS encoding protein-L-isoaspartate(D-aspartate) O-methyltransferase — MVDPVRSRERMVREQIEKRGISDPAVLQAMRTLPRHRFVEEALAYKAYSDSPLPIGEGQTISQPYIVALMSERLQVEPGMKTLEIGAGSGYQAAVLDHMGADVYTVERIKKLFFAARKRFMDMRMFSVKIKLDDGTMGWPDEAPFDRIIVTAGGPEVPEPLVAQLAENGRMLIPVGNSKQSQELIQIEKVDGKIVRTNLGSVAFVDLVGKHGW; from the coding sequence ATGGTTGATCCGGTTCGGTCGAGAGAGCGCATGGTGCGTGAGCAGATAGAGAAGCGTGGCATCTCCGACCCTGCTGTACTCCAAGCTATGAGGACGCTGCCTCGCCATCGCTTTGTTGAAGAAGCGTTGGCTTACAAGGCATATTCGGACTCTCCGTTGCCTATTGGCGAGGGCCAGACCATTTCACAGCCGTATATTGTGGCTCTCATGTCGGAGCGACTGCAGGTCGAGCCGGGGATGAAAACCCTGGAGATTGGCGCAGGCTCCGGATACCAGGCTGCGGTTCTCGATCACATGGGAGCGGACGTATATACTGTCGAGCGCATCAAGAAGTTGTTTTTTGCAGCCCGAAAGCGTTTTATGGATATGCGTATGTTTTCGGTCAAGATCAAGCTGGATGACGGAACCATGGGGTGGCCGGATGAAGCGCCGTTTGATCGTATCATCGTGACAGCTGGAGGCCCGGAAGTTCCTGAGCCTCTTGTTGCCCAATTGGCGGAAAACGGACGAATGCTCATCCCTGTAGGGAACTCCAAGCAGTCTCAAGAGTTAATCCAAATTGAAAAGGTCGATGGAAAGATCGTCCGGACCAATTTGGGAAGCGTCGCTTTTGTTGATTTGGTCGGAAAACATGGCTGGTAA
- the tsaD gene encoding tRNA (adenosine(37)-N6)-threonylcarbamoyltransferase complex transferase subunit TsaD, translating to MLTLGIETSCDETAVALVRDGRLVGEKLSTQIDLHALFGGVVPEIASREHLRMLPRLFNELMDEYDVTPQMIDNIAVARGPGLLGSLLVGVSFAKGLALSTGASLVGVNHLWAHLLAAGLESELVFPALGLLVSGGHTHTYRIDSPTEFQLIGRTLDDAAGEAFDKVAKVLNFPYPGGRHVDKLAQETEPDTSLFPRAFIDNPSLDFSFSGLKTAVANYVNAHPELIFKEMADEAALDALSGERRAHLCRVCASFNWSVADTLRIKVERALKKNKGMKSLIVAGGVAANSMVRSTMQRVADAKRLQLTLPNLNLCTDNGAMIAYAGSLLAGEGLYHSLDLEAVPRGRVVPLDWKVGKRD from the coding sequence ATGCTTACTCTCGGAATCGAGACTTCTTGTGACGAAACTGCCGTAGCGCTGGTTCGTGACGGGCGGTTGGTGGGTGAAAAGCTTTCCACCCAAATAGATTTGCATGCTTTGTTCGGTGGCGTGGTTCCTGAAATTGCCTCCCGTGAACATCTGCGTATGCTGCCGCGGCTCTTTAATGAGCTGATGGATGAATACGACGTCACACCTCAGATGATCGACAACATAGCTGTTGCCAGGGGACCAGGGTTGTTGGGAAGCCTATTGGTCGGTGTCAGCTTTGCAAAAGGCCTTGCACTTTCAACCGGTGCTTCCCTGGTCGGAGTCAACCATTTGTGGGCGCATTTGCTGGCTGCCGGACTGGAAAGCGAGCTGGTCTTCCCTGCACTTGGCTTACTTGTGTCAGGCGGCCATACGCATACATACCGTATCGATTCCCCAACCGAATTCCAGCTCATTGGTCGGACGTTGGATGACGCAGCCGGTGAAGCCTTCGATAAGGTAGCGAAAGTCCTGAATTTTCCATATCCTGGTGGTCGACATGTGGATAAGTTGGCACAGGAAACCGAACCTGATACCTCGCTCTTCCCGCGGGCATTTATCGACAATCCGAGTCTTGATTTCAGTTTCAGTGGCCTGAAGACGGCCGTTGCAAACTACGTGAATGCCCATCCTGAGTTGATCTTCAAGGAAATGGCAGACGAGGCTGCGCTCGATGCGTTGTCTGGTGAGCGGCGTGCACACTTGTGCCGTGTTTGTGCCTCATTCAACTGGAGCGTGGCAGATACCCTGCGGATCAAAGTTGAACGCGCCTTGAAAAAAAACAAGGGAATGAAAAGTTTGATCGTTGCCGGTGGCGTTGCTGCAAACTCCATGGTGCGCAGCACAATGCAGCGGGTGGCCGACGCCAAAAGGTTGCAGTTGACTTTGCCAAATCTCAACTTATGTACGGATAACGGGGCGATGATAGCATATGCCGGTTCACTTTTAGCCGGAGAAGGGCTGTATCATTCCCTTGATTTGGAAGCTGTACCCCGCGGACGTGTGGTCCCATTGGACTGGAAGGTTGGCAAAAGAGACTGA
- a CDS encoding outer membrane protein assembly factor BamD, translating to MRSTLALVSVLALWLLSGCALIDSYFLPPPEDTAQELFEAGMDAMGEKEYGDAQEYFTKIKDRFPFSPFALKAELALGDAYFLDEDYLLALDAYKEFEALHPTNEDIPYILYQIGNSNYMLFESIDRRLENIKEGLEYFYRLQETYPGTKYADAASDLIVKSRRILAEHEVYVADFFWRTEQYGPAWHRYQYVVENFSDVPDLRDYARQRAEYSYFEYQKTLSEEERLRIQNSWKLWLKKWL from the coding sequence ATGCGTTCCACGTTGGCTCTGGTCTCTGTCCTTGCCCTTTGGCTCCTGTCGGGCTGTGCCTTGATCGACAGCTACTTCTTGCCGCCGCCGGAAGACACGGCGCAGGAATTGTTTGAAGCTGGAATGGATGCCATGGGCGAGAAGGAGTACGGAGATGCGCAGGAGTACTTCACCAAGATCAAGGATCGGTTCCCTTTCAGCCCATTCGCTCTCAAGGCAGAGCTGGCTTTGGGGGATGCGTATTTTCTTGACGAAGACTACCTGCTGGCACTCGATGCGTATAAAGAGTTTGAGGCACTACATCCGACGAACGAGGATATCCCGTATATTCTTTATCAGATTGGTAACTCCAACTACATGCTTTTTGAGTCAATTGATCGTCGACTGGAGAACATCAAGGAAGGGCTTGAGTATTTCTACCGGCTGCAGGAGACTTATCCCGGTACAAAGTACGCTGATGCAGCTTCTGACCTGATAGTTAAAAGTCGACGAATTCTTGCAGAGCATGAAGTGTATGTAGCTGACTTCTTTTGGCGAACCGAGCAATACGGGCCGGCATGGCACCGGTATCAGTATGTTGTAGAGAACTTCTCCGATGTACCTGATCTGCGTGATTATGCGAGACAGCGAGCTGAATACTCCTATTTCGAGTATCAGAAAACGCTGTCGGAAGAAGAGAGGCTACGTATCCAGAACAGTTGGAAGCTGTGGCTTAAAAAATGGTTATAA
- a CDS encoding FtsB family cell division protein: protein MRGRIVLIALLLIINMFLLVRLIWSDQGVFAYLELKGRYEVLQARLNAVDEESLDLSQEIRRLKSDKAYQEKVVRERMNFVRQDEILYIFPDNAVESGERADERKN from the coding sequence ATGCGAGGTCGAATTGTACTTATCGCTCTGTTGCTCATTATCAATATGTTTTTGTTGGTACGATTGATATGGAGTGATCAGGGCGTTTTCGCATATTTGGAATTGAAAGGCCGGTACGAGGTACTGCAGGCCCGTCTGAATGCAGTGGATGAAGAGAGTCTGGATTTGAGCCAGGAAATCAGAAGGCTCAAATCGGACAAGGCCTATCAGGAGAAAGTGGTTCGCGAGCGGATGAATTTCGTTAGACAAGACGAGATATTGTACATATTTCCTGACAATGCCGTAGAAAGCGGAGAGCGTGCTGATGAGCGAAAAAATTGA
- a CDS encoding tetratricopeptide repeat protein encodes MSEKIEWYQEVLSLEPGSRVFFPLAKLFVENGMPEEAVHTLRKGLDRHPDYLEARMLLVELLTELDREDELHDQLERVITPLQDYPAFWRGWARSLPADQRDLAVFLMLVTSNLTGDTIKWTDVVFEGISTLAKRLVGAPLPPPSDRVTSVCKPTVDTLADDDFVDTEYEVPKLGGGAFRTKTMADLLASQGDVDGALEIYRELLHSSMSDERRGELSKRISELEGKADTGLTIDRGEDAFSVHSKNRLISTLETLASRFEARVQN; translated from the coding sequence ATGAGCGAAAAAATTGAGTGGTACCAAGAAGTTCTTTCTCTGGAGCCAGGCTCCAGGGTCTTTTTTCCGTTGGCGAAGCTGTTTGTGGAAAACGGTATGCCCGAAGAGGCTGTCCACACATTGCGTAAGGGGTTGGACCGTCACCCCGATTATCTTGAAGCGCGTATGTTGCTCGTCGAGTTACTGACGGAGCTTGACAGGGAAGACGAGTTGCACGATCAGCTTGAGCGCGTAATCACTCCTTTGCAGGATTATCCTGCCTTCTGGCGTGGCTGGGCGCGAAGCCTGCCTGCCGATCAACGCGATCTTGCTGTTTTTCTCATGCTGGTCACCTCCAATCTTACTGGTGATACAATCAAGTGGACGGATGTCGTCTTTGAAGGTATCAGCACTCTGGCAAAACGGCTGGTTGGTGCTCCTTTGCCCCCGCCATCTGACAGGGTGACCTCTGTCTGCAAGCCGACCGTCGATACTTTGGCCGACGATGACTTTGTCGATACGGAGTACGAAGTTCCCAAGCTGGGAGGCGGTGCGTTTCGGACAAAGACCATGGCCGACCTTTTGGCTTCTCAGGGAGATGTCGACGGTGCGCTGGAAATTTATCGGGAATTATTACATTCATCGATGTCTGATGAAAGACGTGGTGAATTGAGCAAGCGCATCAGTGAACTGGAAGGAAAAGCTGATACGGGCTTGACGATTGACCGTGGTGAGGATGCGTTCAGCGTCCATTCCAAGAATCGTCTTATTAGTACCTTGGAAACTCTGGCTTCCCGATTCGAGGCCAGGGTTCAGAATTAA
- the fbp gene encoding class 1 fructose-bisphosphatase, with protein MSQQVTVTEHILLHQKLVPGATGQFTRLFNELVLSAKIISRAVNKAGLVDVLGFTGDVNVQGEEVKKLDEYANRILIHRLARSGVLCAMASEENADIIEVPETLPRGEYIIIFDPLDGSSNIDVNVNIGTIFSIYKRKSSPDAALMSGDVLQKGRDQVAAGYILYGSSTMLVFTSGEGVHGFTLDPSVGEFILSHPNIRIPEQGKIYSVNEGYERYWDRDTKKALAYFKSPKNALRKPYSGRYIGSLVADFHRNLLYGGIFMYPADLRDPKKPTGKLRLTCECNPMAYIVEQAGGMATDGLTPILDIEPDHLHQRVPFYCGSMNDVQVVQDIFESEARRKKKK; from the coding sequence ATGTCACAGCAGGTTACAGTTACGGAACACATCCTCTTGCACCAGAAGCTGGTGCCGGGAGCAACGGGTCAGTTTACCCGTTTGTTCAATGAGCTGGTACTCTCGGCCAAAATAATATCTCGTGCGGTCAATAAGGCCGGCCTTGTTGATGTACTCGGGTTTACCGGTGATGTTAACGTGCAGGGTGAGGAAGTAAAGAAGCTGGACGAGTATGCCAATCGCATCTTGATCCACAGACTTGCGCGTTCAGGAGTGCTGTGCGCCATGGCTTCTGAAGAGAATGCCGATATTATAGAAGTTCCTGAGACTTTGCCCAGGGGTGAGTACATCATAATATTCGATCCTCTGGATGGCTCGTCCAACATTGACGTCAATGTCAATATCGGGACTATTTTTTCCATTTACAAGCGCAAATCCAGCCCCGATGCTGCCTTGATGTCTGGCGATGTCCTCCAGAAAGGTAGAGACCAGGTCGCTGCCGGGTATATTCTTTATGGTTCGTCTACAATGCTGGTTTTCACCTCCGGCGAAGGGGTACACGGGTTCACTCTCGACCCCAGTGTTGGCGAGTTCATTCTTTCGCATCCGAATATCCGTATTCCCGAACAGGGCAAAATCTACTCCGTCAACGAGGGGTACGAGCGGTATTGGGACCGTGATACGAAAAAGGCTCTGGCATACTTTAAATCACCCAAGAATGCGCTGCGAAAACCCTACAGTGGCCGATACATCGGATCGCTGGTTGCTGATTTTCATCGCAACCTCTTGTACGGTGGCATTTTCATGTATCCTGCTGATTTGCGTGATCCTAAAAAGCCCACGGGCAAGCTGCGCCTCACCTGTGAATGCAATCCCATGGCATACATCGTCGAGCAAGCCGGTGGGATGGCCACGGATGGCTTGACGCCCATTCTGGATATTGAGCCTGATCACCTGCATCAGCGAGTACCGTTTTATTGCGGTTCAATGAATGACGTTCAAGTCGTGCAGGACATCTTCGAATCCGAGGCTCGGAGAAAGAAGAAAAAGTAA
- a CDS encoding DUF368 domain-containing protein encodes MAGNEMNEKSMTLKEAFMASPGPCGCKSTFFLFLKGFCMGGADIIPGVSGGTIAFITGIYTQLVDAIRSFDINFARRLFQLDIAGALAGVHLRFLVCLLCGILLAVMSMARVMHYMLAQHPIAIWSMFFGLIAASIFVIGRGIKPMSVCNIGFVGLGALCSFLFVGMIPVSTPETLPFIFFCGAIAICAMILPGVSGAFLLLMLGKYEYVTGALKNPFIGENLVILSVFALGAVSGIIVFSRLLHYLLHRWHVPTVAVLTGVMIGALRKVWPWKEVLESTVIRGKIHILREQNVMPGLDEGVWVALGLALLGAAVVLLLDHFTRRKVIV; translated from the coding sequence ATGGCTGGTAACGAAATGAATGAAAAATCGATGACTCTCAAAGAAGCGTTCATGGCCAGCCCCGGCCCTTGCGGTTGCAAAAGTACGTTTTTCCTTTTTCTGAAAGGTTTTTGCATGGGAGGAGCGGATATCATTCCTGGCGTATCCGGTGGTACTATCGCATTCATTACCGGAATATATACGCAACTTGTGGATGCCATCAGGTCCTTTGATATCAATTTTGCTCGTCGATTGTTCCAGTTGGATATTGCGGGTGCACTGGCCGGAGTTCATTTGCGATTCCTGGTCTGTCTGCTTTGTGGCATATTGCTAGCTGTTATGAGCATGGCCAGAGTCATGCATTACATGCTGGCCCAACACCCAATAGCAATCTGGTCCATGTTTTTCGGGCTGATCGCCGCATCGATCTTCGTCATAGGTCGAGGCATCAAACCCATGAGTGTATGCAATATTGGTTTTGTCGGCTTGGGGGCTCTTTGCAGTTTTTTGTTCGTCGGCATGATTCCGGTAAGCACTCCAGAAACCCTTCCATTTATCTTCTTCTGTGGTGCAATTGCCATCTGTGCGATGATTCTGCCGGGAGTAAGCGGGGCGTTTCTCCTTTTGATGCTGGGGAAGTACGAGTATGTGACCGGAGCATTGAAGAACCCCTTTATTGGTGAGAATCTCGTTATATTGAGTGTTTTTGCACTAGGGGCGGTTTCGGGGATAATTGTGTTTTCCCGGTTGCTGCATTATCTTTTACATCGATGGCATGTACCGACTGTCGCTGTCTTGACCGGGGTCATGATCGGAGCGCTCAGGAAGGTCTGGCCGTGGAAGGAAGTGCTCGAATCAACAGTCATTCGTGGCAAGATACATATACTCAGAGAGCAGAACGTCATGCCTGGATTGGATGAAGGCGTTTGGGTTGCTTTGGGGTTGGCACTGCTGGGAGCGGCCGTGGTTTTGTTGTTGGATCACTTCACCAGAAGAAAGGTGATTGTCTAA
- the trxA gene encoding thioredoxin has product MANQITDGNFEQEVIQSEVPVLIDFWAPWCGPCRAMGPVIDELSEEYAGQVKIVKMNVDENSATPGKYGIRAIPTLILFKDGEVVDQSTGAVSKSSIKEMITKKAL; this is encoded by the coding sequence ATGGCAAATCAGATTACGGACGGCAATTTTGAACAGGAAGTCATCCAGAGTGAAGTACCTGTCCTTATTGATTTCTGGGCTCCCTGGTGCGGCCCTTGTCGCGCAATGGGACCTGTCATTGATGAGCTGTCCGAAGAGTACGCCGGTCAAGTTAAGATCGTGAAGATGAACGTGGATGAAAACTCCGCAACTCCTGGCAAGTACGGCATTCGTGCGATTCCGACACTCATTCTGTTCAAGGATGGAGAAGTCGTTGACCAGTCCACCGGCGCTGTCTCCAAGAGCAGCATCAAGGAAATGATCACCAAGAAGGCTTTGTAA
- the pgsA gene encoding CDP-diacylglycerol--glycerol-3-phosphate 3-phosphatidyltransferase produces MNKEIFNLPNCLTMTRILAAPIVVFLLYLEMWFEFRLGAYGAFAVYALACITDYFDGKIARSQNTITNLGKFLDPLADKLLIGSAFIMLVRLGPDWRVPAWIVIIIICRELAVTGMRAVAAEMGEVVAADKLGKAKTLAQSLAGGFLIFHYPIMGFDPRPVGQVLLWIALLLTVISGGNYLYDFYKKWISSAG; encoded by the coding sequence ATGAACAAAGAAATATTCAATTTACCCAACTGTTTGACGATGACACGCATTCTTGCAGCTCCTATCGTTGTGTTTTTGCTGTATCTGGAGATGTGGTTCGAGTTTCGACTGGGAGCTTATGGAGCGTTCGCCGTATATGCTCTTGCATGCATCACTGATTATTTTGATGGTAAGATAGCCCGGAGTCAGAATACCATCACCAATTTGGGCAAGTTCCTTGATCCCCTGGCTGACAAATTATTGATCGGTTCCGCCTTTATCATGCTCGTACGACTGGGACCGGATTGGCGCGTACCTGCGTGGATTGTCATCATCATTATTTGCAGGGAGCTTGCAGTTACCGGAATGCGTGCAGTGGCAGCGGAGATGGGGGAAGTGGTTGCCGCCGACAAGCTTGGCAAAGCCAAGACCCTGGCGCAGAGCCTGGCTGGTGGTTTTCTGATTTTCCATTATCCGATCATGGGATTCGACCCGAGACCCGTGGGGCAGGTGCTTCTTTGGATTGCGCTTTTATTGACGGTCATTTCAGGTGGTAACTACCTGTATGACTTTTATAAAAAGTGGATTAGCTCTGCCGGGTAG
- the trxB gene encoding thioredoxin-disulfide reductase — translation MKSYDAVVIGGGPAGMTAALYLLRAGVKTAMIEKLAPGGQVLMTSEIENYPGFPGGLQGWELADKFAAHLDEHPLERITDEVSSIELGTSIHTIHVGGEKVQARVIILATGSRYRKLGIPGEERLLGKGVSYCALCDGNFFRDRDVAVIGGGNSALEEALYLARLVNKVYLIHRRDEFRGLICYQDKCFNNEKIEVIRNTVVDEIVGVNGVESVSLRDVSTDATSELKVDGAFIFVGFEPILDFVPEVVEKDANGIITDVEMRTNVAGIFAAGDIRSKMCRQVASAVGDGATAANAAFTYLEQLGI, via the coding sequence ATGAAATCGTATGACGCTGTAGTCATTGGGGGCGGCCCGGCAGGAATGACGGCTGCCCTTTATCTTTTACGGGCTGGTGTGAAAACCGCCATGATCGAAAAGCTTGCTCCTGGTGGCCAGGTTCTCATGACGTCTGAGATTGAGAACTATCCGGGTTTTCCCGGTGGGTTGCAGGGCTGGGAACTCGCTGACAAGTTTGCGGCTCATTTGGACGAACATCCGCTTGAGCGGATCACCGACGAGGTGTCGTCCATTGAGCTTGGGACTTCCATCCACACGATTCATGTCGGTGGTGAAAAGGTTCAGGCGCGAGTGATTATCCTGGCAACAGGTTCACGGTATCGCAAGCTGGGAATTCCGGGAGAAGAACGTCTGCTTGGCAAGGGAGTGTCTTATTGCGCTCTCTGCGATGGCAACTTCTTCCGTGACCGTGACGTGGCAGTGATTGGCGGTGGTAACTCTGCGCTTGAAGAAGCGTTGTATCTCGCTCGTCTTGTCAACAAGGTTTACCTGATCCATCGTCGTGATGAGTTCCGGGGCTTGATTTGTTATCAGGACAAATGCTTCAACAACGAAAAAATCGAAGTTATTCGTAACACCGTTGTTGATGAAATTGTTGGTGTTAATGGAGTTGAATCCGTTTCACTTCGGGATGTTTCCACTGACGCCACTTCAGAGCTCAAGGTGGATGGTGCATTCATTTTTGTTGGTTTCGAGCCTATTCTGGATTTCGTTCCTGAAGTGGTCGAAAAGGATGCCAATGGTATCATTACCGATGTGGAAATGCGCACCAATGTTGCCGGCATTTTTGCGGCTGGAGACATCCGGTCCAAAATGTGTCGTCAGGTAGCCAGTGCTGTGGGCGATGGCGCCACTGCTGCAAACGCTGCTTTCACTTACCTTGAACAACTCGGAATTTAG